The following proteins are encoded in a genomic region of Prosthecobacter sp. SYSU 5D2:
- a CDS encoding DUF1080 domain-containing protein — MKYSLSFLLLFTLATITHAEEKAIGVGAKPVEGAELILDGSRQMLDEKWTYWEGPRFGSALPIKWKVVEDPVDGGTTIMTDDRAADGGKYGAADIVTKKAYGDVRLHVEFLIMKPKGNSGVYLQNRYEIQILEGDRTKHGMAAVINQTDSPYDAFAGIGKWNAYDIVFRAARFKDGVMVEKPRVSMYFNGKKVHDNVQIDKVWGGPNSGVDGGNDKGFGITDSPQGLKLQCEGHDVRYRNIWIKELDLTQPQIDF, encoded by the coding sequence ATGAAATATTCCCTTTCTTTCCTGCTCCTCTTCACCCTGGCCACCATCACCCATGCGGAGGAGAAGGCCATCGGTGTCGGGGCCAAGCCTGTCGAAGGCGCGGAGCTCATCCTCGATGGCAGCCGCCAGATGCTGGATGAAAAATGGACCTACTGGGAGGGGCCGCGCTTTGGCTCCGCCCTTCCCATCAAATGGAAAGTCGTGGAGGATCCTGTGGATGGCGGCACCACCATCATGACCGATGACCGCGCAGCCGATGGCGGCAAATACGGTGCCGCTGATATCGTCACCAAGAAAGCCTATGGCGACGTGCGCCTGCATGTGGAGTTCCTCATCATGAAGCCCAAAGGCAACAGCGGTGTGTATCTTCAGAACCGCTACGAAATTCAGATCCTGGAAGGCGACCGCACCAAGCACGGCATGGCGGCTGTCATTAATCAGACGGATTCCCCTTATGATGCCTTTGCCGGGATCGGGAAATGGAATGCCTATGACATCGTCTTCCGCGCCGCCCGTTTCAAGGATGGTGTAATGGTGGAGAAACCCCGCGTCTCCATGTATTTCAATGGCAAGAAGGTGCACGATAATGTCCAGATCGACAAAGTCTGGGGCGGGCCCAATTCCGGTGTGGATGGAGGCAATGACAAGGGCTTCGGCATCACCGACAGCCCCCAGGGCCTCAAACTCCAGTGTGAAGGGCACGATGTCCGCTACCGCAACATCTGGATCAAGGAGCTGGATCTGACCCAGCCCCAGATTGATTTTTGA
- a CDS encoding phosphatase PAP2 family protein, which produces MAPWDLQLLQQINLHWTHPVLDWFFPAISAINAWIPLFAVVVLLVAWRGGSHGRWMLLCIALAVGIGDGIVSNTLKKTIGRVRPRDAMTGLVVRDLAPGKPDILRLFKTPQQHPSKPRRETRGKSFPSSHTVNMFALATVIALFHRRWGVFMYGLACLVAYSRLYVAAHWPTDIPPSAALGILVALATVWAVDWLRRRFGNQQA; this is translated from the coding sequence ATGGCCCCTTGGGATCTCCAGCTACTTCAGCAGATTAACCTCCACTGGACGCATCCCGTCCTGGATTGGTTCTTTCCTGCCATCTCGGCCATCAATGCCTGGATTCCTCTCTTTGCTGTGGTTGTGCTTCTCGTCGCCTGGCGCGGCGGAAGCCACGGACGCTGGATGCTGCTGTGCATCGCCCTGGCCGTGGGCATTGGCGACGGCATCGTCTCCAACACCCTGAAAAAAACCATCGGCCGCGTGCGCCCCCGGGATGCCATGACCGGACTCGTCGTGCGGGATCTCGCACCAGGGAAACCGGACATCCTTCGCCTCTTTAAAACGCCCCAGCAGCATCCCAGCAAACCCCGCAGGGAAACTCGCGGCAAATCCTTCCCCAGCAGCCACACGGTGAACATGTTCGCCCTGGCCACCGTCATCGCCCTCTTCCACCGCCGCTGGGGCGTCTTCATGTATGGCCTGGCATGCCTGGTGGCCTATTCTCGCCTCTACGTCGCCGCCCATTGGCCCACTGACATCCCGCCTTCAGCCGCGCTCGGCATTCTCGTCGCCCTGGCCACTGTCTGGGCCGTGGACTGGCTGCGGCGGCGGTTTGGGAATCAACAAGCTTAG
- the purU gene encoding formyltetrahydrofolate deformylase — translation MPAPDTATLLIHCPDRPGLVHDVTGFISSHRGNIIDLQQHIDPAQDTFFMRLEWSLENFTLEQEEIAARLQPMARRHEMQLKLHFSSRRKRVALFVTKENHCLYDLLARHEAGDLPVDIPLIVANHETLRPAAERFGIPFHHFPITKENKQAQEAAQIELLKKECVDTVVLARYMQIISPAMIEAFPNQILNIHHSFLPAFVGAKPYHQAHARGVKIIGATSHYVTADLDEGPIIHQDVMRVSHEDSVPDLVRLGRDLEKTVLAKALWWHVRDQVLVYQNKTVVFE, via the coding sequence ATGCCTGCCCCTGACACCGCCACCCTCCTCATCCATTGCCCGGACCGTCCGGGTCTCGTGCATGACGTCACCGGATTCATTTCCTCACACCGGGGCAATATCATTGACCTGCAGCAGCACATTGATCCGGCCCAGGACACTTTTTTCATGCGGCTGGAGTGGAGCCTGGAAAACTTCACCCTGGAGCAGGAGGAGATCGCCGCCCGTTTGCAGCCCATGGCCCGCCGCCATGAGATGCAGCTGAAGCTGCACTTCTCCAGCCGCCGCAAGCGCGTGGCTTTGTTTGTGACGAAGGAAAATCACTGTCTTTATGACCTCCTGGCCCGGCATGAGGCCGGTGACCTGCCGGTGGACATCCCGCTCATCGTGGCCAATCACGAGACCCTGCGGCCGGCGGCGGAGCGCTTCGGCATTCCCTTCCATCATTTTCCGATCACCAAGGAAAACAAACAGGCGCAGGAGGCCGCCCAGATTGAGCTGCTGAAAAAGGAGTGCGTGGATACCGTCGTGCTGGCGCGCTACATGCAGATCATCAGCCCGGCCATGATCGAGGCCTTCCCGAACCAGATCCTCAACATCCACCACAGCTTCCTGCCCGCCTTTGTCGGTGCCAAGCCGTATCACCAGGCCCATGCGCGCGGCGTGAAGATCATCGGCGCCACCAGCCATTACGTGACGGCGGATCTCGATGAAGGCCCCATCATCCATCAGGATGTCATGCGCGTCAGCCACGAGGACAGCGTACCCGACCTGGTCCGCCTGGGCCGCGACCTGGAAAAAACCGTCCTCGCCAAAGCCCTCTGGTGGCACGTCCGCGACCAGGTGCTTGTTTATCAAAACAAGACCGTCGTCTTCGAATAA
- a CDS encoding alpha/beta hydrolase, with product MKFIPPVALLVSFLAAAAMGQTSPAPMSPTVPDIPYAQPANPRQMLDVYSPAEGENLPVVFWIHGGGWQGGDKSSIQNKPAAFVAKGYVFVSVSHRFVPTVPMKSIVEDVAQGIAWVHKNIRQHRGDPERLFVMGHSSGAQLAALICTDESYLEAAGVPFSILKGCVPVDGDTFDIPLQVATAQARRKSLGQPNAKFGHPEKFGPHDLQQHYSAVNHIRAGKGIPPFLILHVADHADTTAQANRLASTLTAAGIPAQAFGAEDTDHGRINHNLGLPDDLGSKLIFEFLQRHTPSR from the coding sequence ATGAAATTCATTCCGCCTGTCGCCCTTCTGGTTTCTTTTTTGGCTGCCGCTGCCATGGGCCAGACCTCTCCTGCGCCTATGTCCCCGACCGTTCCTGACATTCCCTATGCCCAGCCTGCCAATCCGCGTCAGATGCTGGATGTTTATTCACCTGCCGAGGGCGAAAACCTGCCGGTGGTGTTTTGGATCCACGGTGGCGGCTGGCAGGGCGGGGACAAGTCATCCATCCAAAACAAACCGGCCGCCTTTGTGGCCAAGGGCTACGTCTTCGTCTCCGTGAGCCACCGCTTCGTGCCCACCGTGCCCATGAAAAGCATTGTCGAGGACGTGGCCCAGGGCATCGCCTGGGTGCACAAGAACATCCGTCAGCATCGTGGGGATCCTGAGCGGCTGTTTGTCATGGGGCATTCCTCAGGTGCTCAACTGGCGGCTCTGATCTGCACGGATGAAAGTTACCTGGAGGCTGCAGGCGTGCCCTTTTCCATCCTGAAAGGCTGTGTGCCGGTGGATGGCGACACCTTTGACATCCCGCTTCAGGTGGCCACCGCCCAGGCACGGCGTAAGAGCCTGGGCCAGCCGAACGCCAAATTTGGCCACCCAGAGAAATTTGGTCCCCATGATCTTCAGCAGCATTACTCCGCCGTGAACCACATTCGCGCAGGCAAAGGCATCCCGCCTTTCCTCATCCTGCATGTGGCAGACCATGCCGATACCACCGCCCAGGCCAATCGCCTGGCCAGCACCCTCACCGCCGCAGGCATCCCCGCCCAGGCCTTCGGAGCAGAAGACACCGACCATGGCCGCATCAATCACAACCTCGGCCTCCCGGATGACCTCGGCAGCAAGCTCATCTTTGAGTTTCTCCAGCGCCATACTCCATCCAGGTAG
- a CDS encoding alpha/beta hydrolase family protein, which translates to MKSLCLPALLLLPLLVSSGPAFGQAKKLPNILLLGGAVSEEQGEAVQKRLMGKAVILQPEDDTTSAAMLANLDQWLAREKPAVIHLSPAASASPEDEANYRQIIQRAQKQAETTALVFASQPGDALTTALRQQTKVTVHDLSAAPDSVAGAVADCVLRQWIVLKYSKPSPPRPGGPEAAAKYREAEKAHDAEVPEMYKKLPIGKFQLPESADAWKQQRPDVLAKVVASLGDLPPRPAKPKARLISRELRPGYTLERVALDNGEGNDISALVLIPDKRQPHAPAVLWLHSSTPDKNGLITPGEDPESIGEALVRNGYVVLAPDAPYYGDRAENVPSGPRDVYHRGVQPYANVTQDALLKLNLWLGRTLWGMFVRDDQIALDYLCTRPEVDVQRIGVTGMSMGSTRAWWLAAVDERIAATVGVACLTRYENLIHHGNLKAHGLYYFSYGLLKHFDTEGVIALMAPRPFLALTGDLDYGSPADGIRVIEEKAGHVYRTVGAGEAFRSILYPDTGHVYTAEMRREMLAWFQQWLKPAVE; encoded by the coding sequence ATGAAATCACTCTGCCTGCCCGCGCTGCTGCTCCTTCCGCTTCTGGTTTCCTCCGGGCCTGCTTTCGGGCAGGCGAAAAAGCTTCCCAATATCTTGTTGCTGGGAGGTGCTGTGTCTGAAGAGCAGGGAGAGGCAGTGCAAAAACGCCTGATGGGCAAGGCAGTCATCCTTCAGCCGGAGGACGATACCACCAGCGCGGCCATGCTGGCCAACCTGGATCAATGGCTCGCCCGCGAAAAACCCGCCGTCATCCATCTCAGTCCGGCTGCCTCGGCTTCTCCTGAGGACGAGGCCAACTACCGCCAGATCATCCAGCGCGCACAAAAGCAGGCAGAAACCACCGCACTGGTCTTCGCCAGCCAGCCAGGTGATGCCTTGACCACGGCGCTGAGGCAGCAGACAAAAGTCACCGTTCACGACCTCAGCGCCGCGCCGGATTCCGTGGCGGGTGCCGTTGCAGACTGCGTGCTGCGCCAGTGGATTGTGCTGAAATATTCCAAGCCCAGCCCTCCCCGCCCAGGCGGTCCGGAAGCAGCGGCAAAATATCGCGAGGCGGAGAAAGCACACGATGCGGAAGTGCCTGAGATGTACAAGAAGCTGCCCATCGGCAAGTTTCAGCTTCCGGAAAGTGCGGACGCCTGGAAGCAGCAACGGCCTGATGTCCTGGCCAAAGTAGTCGCCTCCCTTGGAGACCTCCCGCCACGTCCCGCAAAGCCAAAGGCACGTCTCATCAGCCGCGAGCTACGCCCCGGTTACACCCTGGAACGTGTGGCCCTGGACAATGGCGAGGGCAACGACATCAGCGCCCTCGTCCTTATCCCGGATAAGCGTCAGCCTCATGCACCCGCCGTCCTCTGGCTGCACTCCTCCACCCCGGATAAAAACGGCCTCATCACTCCTGGGGAGGACCCGGAAAGCATCGGGGAGGCCCTTGTGAGAAACGGTTACGTCGTTCTCGCCCCGGATGCCCCCTATTACGGAGACCGCGCGGAGAATGTCCCCAGTGGCCCGCGCGATGTTTATCATCGCGGCGTGCAACCTTATGCAAACGTGACCCAGGATGCGCTGCTGAAACTGAACCTTTGGTTAGGCCGTACCCTGTGGGGCATGTTCGTGCGGGATGATCAGATTGCCCTGGATTACCTCTGCACCCGCCCGGAGGTGGATGTGCAGCGCATCGGCGTCACCGGCATGAGCATGGGCAGCACCCGTGCCTGGTGGCTGGCCGCCGTGGATGAGCGCATCGCCGCCACCGTCGGCGTGGCCTGCCTGACGCGGTATGAAAATCTCATCCATCATGGCAATCTCAAAGCCCACGGTCTCTATTACTTCAGCTACGGCCTCCTGAAGCACTTCGATACCGAAGGTGTCATCGCCCTCATGGCCCCCCGCCCCTTTCTGGCTCTGACCGGAGACCTGGATTACGGCTCTCCGGCGGATGGCATCCGCGTCATCGAAGAGAAAGCCGGGCACGTCTATCGCACCGTCGGGGCAGGGGAGGCCTTCCGCAGCATCCTCTATCCAGATACCGGCCACGTCTATACAGCGGAGATGCGCCGCGAGATGCTCGCCTGGTTCCAGCAGTGGTTGAAACCGGCGGTGGAATAA
- a CDS encoding leucine-rich repeat domain-containing protein — protein sequence MKLTTPFILLLATLPLSAQDPKPATPPPAEAAKKEAPAKPKPVANIEKKKEAKPAAEKKPEAKPTPAPAAAPEKKTEAKPKPAPTPEKKPDAKAPTAKKPDTKPAPTPAPATAEKKPDAKPAAPAPPPKPVAVFKDAALEAAVRKQVFAKRESKEPITAEDVATVSIIEGKGLGIKDLTGLEKCIALASLTLPENQITDLTPIKGLERLQFLDVGNNQISDIAALAECKALQYVELTNNKVVNVSPLGGIASLTSLYLAGNQIQDVKPLFKLPKVWTLYLEGNQVSDLTGIGSLKWLSMLSLKGNKVTDLTPLEPLTDLQFLFLENNQISDFTPLHRMWKKDNEGSREWAPYCQIFIEGNPTSDESKKLIEELKKAGARITP from the coding sequence ATGAAACTGACCACCCCCTTCATTCTCCTGCTGGCCACCCTGCCGCTCAGCGCCCAAGACCCCAAACCGGCCACCCCGCCGCCTGCCGAGGCCGCGAAGAAGGAAGCTCCGGCCAAACCCAAGCCTGTGGCAAACATAGAAAAGAAAAAGGAAGCCAAGCCTGCTGCTGAGAAAAAACCCGAGGCGAAGCCGACGCCTGCCCCCGCCGCTGCTCCAGAAAAGAAAACCGAGGCGAAACCAAAACCTGCGCCCACCCCGGAGAAGAAGCCAGACGCCAAGGCCCCCACCGCGAAAAAGCCGGACACGAAGCCTGCTCCCACACCCGCTCCTGCGACAGCCGAGAAAAAGCCCGATGCCAAGCCGGCCGCACCCGCCCCGCCGCCAAAACCCGTGGCCGTTTTTAAAGATGCCGCCCTGGAGGCCGCTGTGCGCAAACAGGTCTTCGCCAAGCGCGAGAGCAAGGAACCCATCACTGCTGAGGATGTGGCCACCGTCTCCATCATCGAGGGCAAAGGCCTGGGCATCAAAGACCTCACCGGCCTGGAAAAGTGCATCGCCCTGGCCTCCCTGACCCTGCCGGAAAACCAGATCACCGACCTCACTCCGATCAAAGGCCTGGAGCGCCTGCAGTTCCTGGATGTGGGAAACAACCAGATCTCCGACATTGCCGCCCTGGCCGAGTGCAAGGCATTGCAGTATGTGGAGCTGACTAACAACAAGGTTGTCAACGTCTCCCCCCTGGGCGGCATCGCCTCCCTGACCTCCCTTTACCTGGCTGGAAACCAGATCCAGGATGTGAAGCCGCTGTTCAAGCTGCCCAAGGTCTGGACCCTGTATCTGGAGGGCAACCAGGTCTCCGACCTCACCGGCATCGGCTCGCTGAAGTGGCTGTCCATGCTTTCTCTGAAGGGTAACAAAGTCACGGACCTGACCCCGCTGGAGCCGCTGACGGACCTGCAGTTCCTGTTCCTGGAAAACAACCAGATCAGCGATTTCACACCGCTGCATCGCATGTGGAAAAAGGACAATGAAGGCTCTCGCGAATGGGCCCCCTACTGCCAGATTTTTATCGAAGGGAATCCCACAAGCGACGAATCCAAAAAGCTCATTGAAGAGCTGAAAAAGGCCGGTGCGCGCATCACTCCCTGA
- a CDS encoding putative quinol monooxygenase, translating into MVNVIVILEIDPARVDEFLEVITYNAAESVKEPGCLRFEVSRQFDQPNLFALSESYVDKDAMDAHYLTPHFAVWKEKSATGFVAKRWSVKGPVLE; encoded by the coding sequence ATGGTCAATGTTATCGTCATTCTCGAGATCGACCCCGCGCGGGTGGATGAATTCCTGGAAGTCATCACGTACAACGCGGCGGAGTCCGTGAAGGAACCCGGTTGCCTGCGCTTCGAGGTGAGCCGCCAGTTTGACCAGCCGAACCTCTTCGCCCTGAGTGAAAGCTATGTGGACAAGGACGCCATGGACGCCCACTACCTGACCCCTCACTTTGCCGTCTGGAAGGAAAAATCAGCCACCGGCTTTGTGGCGAAGCGCTGGTCGGTCAAAGGCCCTGTGCTGGAATAA
- the moaA gene encoding GTP 3',8-cyclase MoaA, which translates to MEDAFGHRISYLRVSITDRCNERCRYCMPEEEQAWFPKDEVLSYEEMLRVLRVGAGLGIRKVRVTGGEPLTRPGVADFCAQISTIPGIEEIGISTNGTLLAKEENRVTMATRLVKAGVRNANISLDSLDRGTYLRSTGRDLLPKVMEGIDAAITAGFRSIRLNCVLMKNQTEREFVPLLKFAWEKGLLLRFIELMPVSTQEVLGEDTFLATGTARQLIEQHTGPLTPLPDFHTNGPASYYAVPGTEQKIGFIGAMTNLHFCESCNKLRLTSDGKLRPCLGSWLEFDLRTVLRAGCTDAELAEFILNVVARKPKEHDFRDNYQPNRRMIAIGG; encoded by the coding sequence GTGGAAGACGCCTTCGGCCATCGCATTTCCTACCTCCGCGTCTCCATCACGGACCGCTGCAACGAGCGCTGCCGCTACTGCATGCCGGAGGAGGAGCAGGCCTGGTTCCCCAAGGACGAGGTGCTCAGCTATGAAGAAATGCTGCGCGTGCTGCGCGTGGGAGCGGGCCTGGGCATCCGCAAAGTGCGTGTGACCGGCGGCGAGCCGCTGACCCGCCCAGGTGTGGCGGATTTTTGCGCGCAGATTTCAACAATTCCCGGCATCGAAGAAATCGGCATTTCCACCAATGGCACCCTGCTGGCCAAAGAGGAAAACAGGGTGACCATGGCCACGCGCCTCGTTAAAGCCGGTGTCCGCAACGCAAACATCTCCCTGGATTCCCTGGACCGGGGCACCTACCTGCGCAGCACCGGGCGGGACCTGCTGCCGAAGGTCATGGAGGGCATTGATGCCGCCATCACGGCCGGTTTCCGCAGCATCCGGCTGAACTGCGTGCTGATGAAAAACCAGACCGAGCGCGAGTTTGTCCCGCTGCTCAAGTTCGCCTGGGAAAAGGGGCTGCTGCTACGCTTCATCGAGCTCATGCCTGTCAGCACCCAGGAGGTGCTGGGGGAGGACACTTTCCTGGCTACCGGCACGGCGCGGCAGCTCATCGAGCAGCACACGGGCCCGCTGACGCCGCTGCCGGATTTTCACACCAACGGCCCCGCCAGCTATTACGCGGTGCCAGGTACAGAGCAGAAGATCGGTTTCATCGGCGCGATGACCAACCTGCACTTCTGCGAAAGCTGCAACAAGCTGCGCCTGACCAGTGACGGCAAGCTGCGCCCCTGCCTGGGAAGCTGGCTGGAATTTGACCTCCGCACGGTGCTGCGTGCAGGATGTACGGATGCAGAGCTGGCCGAATTCATTCTCAATGTCGTCGCCCGCAAACCCAAGGAACACGACTTCCGCGACAACTACCAGCCCAACCGGCGGATGATCGCCATTGGCGGATAA
- the rho gene encoding transcription termination factor Rho: MSEELLLDLTDTPTKPAKKATAKKAAAKKAATKKVAAKKVAAKKTATVPEAPAAPAPAPAPVAEAPPAPAAPEAGANGSVKPKPVRKSAVLKKAAEMLAQMQAEAAQSAPAPAPVQEEAPPAAEAKPAKSARPARAARPSAKQPAREEPAAPVAAPAEAPAPVAAPAPAQAEAHVLPEAPAPAADAGTAPAAAPTPYPAPGDGPPPQERRKSKFERWKERRERFRQEKIARQQAGGGQPNQRDGNREGGRDGNRDNNNRDGGRDGNRDNNGRDGGPQQNYARQHPSQREAQAGGGDEERLRAEVPLGPPEAADGILELTPKGYGFLRQRDRMYIQHPNDVFISADFIRQYTLREGMQVVGVAQKGQRGLQITSVTEVNGRAPEAMRDLPLFEELKAINPNKKIQLETNKDRVTTRVIDMFTPVGRGQRGLIVAPPRAGKTTLLQHIAEAVVANHPNMHLMILLVDERPEEVTEFKRILPKAEIYASSNDQDIKSHTRIAAFAVERAKRLVECGEHVFMLMDSITRLARAFNNAKSGGATMSGGMGVGAMEIPRRLFAAARNTRQAGSLTVLATALVETGSRMDDMIFQEFKGTGNMELVLDRKIAEQFYYPAVNIFKSGTRREELLLQPFQLDKIHMLRRGLAGHKPIDAIQRVLQLMERYPSNAQMLVDLPNKS, from the coding sequence ATGAGCGAAGAACTCCTGCTCGATCTGACCGACACCCCCACCAAGCCTGCCAAAAAGGCCACCGCCAAGAAAGCGGCCGCCAAAAAAGCAGCAACCAAGAAAGTGGCGGCCAAAAAGGTCGCAGCCAAGAAGACCGCCACGGTCCCTGAAGCGCCCGCCGCTCCTGCCCCGGCACCTGCCCCTGTGGCTGAGGCTCCGCCCGCACCCGCCGCTCCTGAAGCCGGTGCCAACGGCAGCGTCAAACCCAAGCCCGTGCGCAAGTCCGCCGTCCTGAAAAAGGCCGCCGAAATGCTCGCCCAAATGCAGGCCGAGGCTGCCCAGAGCGCCCCCGCACCTGCCCCGGTGCAGGAAGAGGCTCCACCCGCCGCCGAAGCCAAGCCTGCGAAGTCCGCGCGCCCGGCCCGCGCTGCCAGACCTTCCGCCAAACAACCTGCCCGCGAAGAACCCGCAGCCCCCGTTGCCGCCCCTGCTGAAGCGCCCGCGCCTGTTGCCGCGCCAGCTCCTGCCCAGGCAGAGGCCCACGTCCTTCCCGAAGCTCCGGCTCCAGCGGCTGATGCAGGCACCGCACCTGCTGCCGCCCCCACTCCTTATCCGGCCCCGGGTGATGGCCCGCCTCCCCAGGAGCGCCGCAAGTCCAAGTTCGAACGTTGGAAGGAGCGCCGTGAGCGTTTCCGCCAGGAAAAGATCGCCCGCCAGCAGGCCGGTGGCGGCCAGCCTAACCAAAGGGATGGCAACCGAGAGGGTGGCCGTGACGGCAACCGTGATAACAACAACCGTGACGGCGGCCGCGATGGCAACCGGGATAACAACGGCCGCGACGGTGGCCCACAACAGAACTACGCCCGCCAGCATCCTTCCCAAAGGGAGGCCCAGGCCGGCGGTGGTGATGAAGAACGCCTCCGCGCCGAGGTCCCCCTGGGCCCGCCGGAAGCGGCCGATGGCATCCTGGAGCTGACCCCCAAAGGCTATGGCTTCCTGCGCCAGCGTGACCGCATGTACATCCAGCATCCGAATGATGTTTTCATCTCCGCCGATTTCATCCGCCAGTACACCCTGCGGGAAGGCATGCAGGTCGTCGGCGTCGCCCAGAAGGGGCAGCGCGGCCTGCAGATCACCAGCGTCACGGAGGTCAACGGCCGTGCGCCGGAAGCCATGCGCGACCTGCCTTTGTTTGAAGAACTGAAGGCCATCAACCCGAACAAGAAGATCCAGCTTGAGACGAACAAAGACCGCGTCACCACACGTGTGATTGACATGTTCACCCCCGTCGGCCGCGGCCAGCGCGGGCTCATCGTCGCCCCGCCCCGTGCGGGCAAAACCACCCTGCTTCAGCACATCGCCGAAGCCGTTGTCGCCAACCATCCCAACATGCATCTCATGATCCTGCTGGTGGACGAGCGGCCGGAAGAAGTCACCGAGTTCAAGCGCATCCTGCCCAAGGCCGAGATCTACGCCAGCTCCAACGACCAGGACATCAAGAGCCACACCCGCATCGCCGCCTTTGCCGTGGAGCGTGCCAAGCGCCTGGTCGAGTGCGGAGAGCATGTCTTCATGCTCATGGATTCCATCACCCGTCTGGCCCGTGCCTTTAACAACGCCAAGTCCGGCGGTGCCACCATGAGCGGTGGCATGGGCGTCGGTGCCATGGAGATACCCCGCCGCCTGTTCGCCGCTGCGCGTAACACCCGCCAGGCCGGCAGCCTCACCGTCCTGGCCACCGCCCTGGTGGAAACCGGCAGCCGCATGGATGACATGATCTTCCAGGAGTTCAAAGGCACCGGCAACATGGAGCTCGTGCTGGACCGCAAGATCGCCGAGCAGTTTTATTATCCCGCCGTGAACATCTTCAAATCCGGCACCCGCCGTGAGGAGCTGCTCCTTCAGCCCTTCCAGCTCGACAAGATCCACATGCTCCGCCGTGGCCTCGCCGGCCACAAGCCCATTGATGCCATCCAGCGCGTCCTCCAGCTCATGGAGCGCTACCCCAGCAACGCCCAGATGCTCGTGGACCTGCCTAACAAAAGTTAG
- a CDS encoding YebC/PmpR family DNA-binding transcriptional regulator, whose amino-acid sequence MAGHNKWSKVKHIKAVVDVKRGKVFSKLSKELTVAAKNGGSNPDLNARLRSAVLAARAANFPNDNIDRAIKKGTGELEGAAIEEITYEGYGPGGVALMVEIVTDNRNRAANDLRVMFDKNQGSFADAGSVAYMFSRLGEIRIEKGSLTEDAITELALEAGADDVQDAGDDWLLYTAFEQTFHVASALREKGVTPTSQNLIYKPASTITITDVEVGRAIIKLYDVLDDYEDTQAVHANFEIADEIADELS is encoded by the coding sequence ATGGCAGGACATAACAAGTGGTCCAAGGTCAAGCACATCAAGGCTGTCGTGGACGTGAAGCGCGGCAAGGTCTTTAGCAAGCTTTCCAAGGAGCTCACCGTCGCCGCGAAAAACGGCGGCTCCAATCCCGATCTGAACGCCCGCCTGCGCTCAGCCGTCCTCGCCGCCCGTGCTGCCAACTTCCCCAATGACAACATTGACCGCGCCATCAAAAAAGGCACCGGGGAGCTGGAAGGCGCTGCCATTGAAGAGATCACTTATGAAGGCTACGGCCCAGGCGGCGTCGCCCTCATGGTGGAGATCGTCACCGACAACCGCAACCGCGCCGCCAACGACCTGCGCGTCATGTTTGACAAGAACCAGGGCAGCTTTGCCGATGCTGGCAGCGTCGCCTACATGTTCAGCCGCCTGGGCGAGATACGCATTGAAAAAGGCAGCCTCACCGAGGACGCCATCACCGAGCTCGCCCTCGAGGCCGGAGCGGATGATGTGCAGGATGCGGGCGATGACTGGCTGCTTTACACCGCCTTTGAACAGACCTTCCACGTGGCCAGCGCCCTGCGCGAAAAAGGCGTCACGCCCACGTCCCAAAACCTCATCTACAAACCCGCCAGCACCATCACCATCACTGATGTGGAGGTGGGCCGCGCGATCATCAAACTCTACGACGTCCTGGACGATTACGAGGACACCCAGGCCGTCCACGCGAACTTCGAGATCGCCGACGAGATCGCCGATGAACTTTCCTAA